One genomic window of Azospirillum sp. TSH100 includes the following:
- the mlaD gene encoding outer membrane lipid asymmetry maintenance protein MlaD — MRRNVIETVLGGVVLAVAAVFLAFAYKSADLRKVQGYDVTANFNSITGLQSGADVRISGVKVGTVTALTLDPTSYQAVVHLSVDNSVKLPKDTAAVIASESLLGGKFLSLEPGGDPDAIKPNGKIEFTQSTPGLEQLLGQVIFSLQSMSKSGDQANGQQGQAPAQPPKL; from the coding sequence ATGCGCCGGAATGTGATCGAAACCGTGCTTGGCGGCGTCGTGCTCGCCGTGGCCGCCGTGTTCCTTGCCTTCGCCTACAAAAGTGCGGATCTGCGCAAGGTGCAGGGCTATGACGTCACCGCCAACTTCAACAGCATCACCGGCCTGCAGAGCGGCGCCGACGTGCGCATCAGCGGCGTGAAGGTCGGCACGGTCACCGCGCTGACGCTCGACCCCACCAGCTATCAGGCGGTGGTCCATCTGTCGGTCGACAATTCGGTGAAGCTGCCCAAGGACACCGCAGCGGTGATCGCCTCGGAAAGCCTGCTTGGCGGCAAGTTCCTGTCGCTGGAGCCGGGCGGCGACCCCGACGCCATCAAGCCGAACGGCAAGATCGAGTTCACCCAGAGCACGCCGGGCCTGGAGCAGCTGCTGGGTCAGGTCATCTTCTCGCTGCAGAGCATGAGCAAGTCGGGCGATCAGGCCAACGGCCAGCAGGGACAAGCGCCTGCCCAGCCTCCCAAGCTCTAA
- a CDS encoding DUF2155 domain-containing protein, whose product MTRLSTILRPAAGLLGAAALLASVAVQAAPVPSQMIERPAAKLQWLDKVTARTSTFTMKVGETKAMSSLRITLRACRENPPIETPESAAFLEVTEIKPGEQAEQVFSGWMFASSPALSAMENPIYDVWVLGCEQ is encoded by the coding sequence GTGACGAGACTTTCGACCATTCTCCGGCCGGCGGCTGGCCTGCTGGGTGCCGCGGCCCTGTTGGCATCCGTCGCCGTCCAGGCCGCCCCGGTGCCGAGCCAGATGATCGAACGGCCGGCGGCCAAGCTGCAGTGGCTGGACAAGGTGACCGCCCGCACCTCCACCTTCACCATGAAGGTCGGAGAGACCAAGGCGATGAGCAGCCTGCGCATCACGCTGCGCGCCTGCCGCGAGAATCCGCCGATCGAGACGCCGGAATCGGCCGCCTTCCTGGAAGTGACCGAGATCAAGCCCGGCGAGCAGGCGGAACAGGTTTTCAGCGGCTGGATGTTCGCCTCCAGCCCCGCCCTGTCGGCGATGGAGAACCCGATCTACGACGTGTGGGTTCTGGGCTGCGAGCAATGA
- a CDS encoding alpha/beta hydrolase: MPEVLFNGPAGRLEGRYTHGKQPNAPVALLLHPHPQHNGTMNNKVVFTLFQSFTKRGYSALRFNFRGVGRSQGTYDKGEGELADAAAALDWLQTYNPNAPLCWIGGVSFGAWIGMQLLMRRPEIDGFVSVSPPANLFDFSFLAPCPSSGLIIHGDKDEVVPQAAVTKLVTKLSHQKDIRIDHRVVPGASHFFVNRTDDLATQVDDYLDKALGNPIAAVAE; the protein is encoded by the coding sequence ATGCCTGAAGTGCTCTTCAACGGTCCCGCCGGTCGCCTGGAAGGCCGTTACACCCACGGCAAGCAGCCGAATGCCCCGGTCGCGCTGCTGTTGCACCCGCACCCGCAGCACAATGGGACGATGAACAACAAGGTGGTCTTCACCCTGTTCCAGTCCTTCACCAAGCGCGGCTATTCGGCGCTCCGCTTCAATTTCCGCGGCGTTGGGCGCAGCCAGGGCACGTATGACAAGGGGGAGGGCGAACTGGCCGACGCGGCGGCCGCGCTCGACTGGCTGCAGACCTACAACCCCAACGCTCCGCTGTGCTGGATCGGCGGCGTCTCGTTCGGCGCCTGGATCGGCATGCAGCTTCTGATGCGGCGTCCCGAGATCGACGGCTTCGTCTCGGTCTCGCCGCCGGCCAACCTGTTCGACTTCTCGTTCCTGGCGCCGTGCCCGTCCTCGGGCCTTATTATCCATGGCGACAAGGACGAGGTGGTGCCCCAAGCCGCGGTCACTAAGCTGGTGACCAAGCTGTCGCACCAGAAGGACATCCGCATCGATCACCGCGTCGTCCCGGGCGCCAGCCATTTCTTCGTCAACCGCACCGACGATCTGGCGACGCAGGTTGACGATTATCTGGACAAGGCGCTGGGCAACCCCATCGCGGCGGTGGCCGAGTAA
- the cysE gene encoding serine O-acetyltransferase, with product MRAADYTTAGDGVFKHLREEIDGIMARDPAARSRLEVALCYPGLHAIVLHRIARRARDAGWHTTARLISQIARSLTGIEIHPGATIGRRFFIDHGMGVVIGETAEIGDDVMLYHGVTLGGTSLNPGKRHPTLGDGVIVGAGAKILGAITIGRGARIGANAVVVADVPADTAVVGIPAKPVVARDRAETRKFMPYGTPCGDIPDPVARALTGLLDQVTALQTRVDELEADRPAASLPRSTPAPLETVASHVGMHEAQGESR from the coding sequence ATGAGAGCGGCGGACTATACCACGGCGGGTGATGGCGTGTTCAAGCATCTTCGCGAAGAGATCGATGGGATCATGGCGCGCGACCCCGCCGCGCGATCCCGGCTGGAGGTGGCGCTGTGCTACCCGGGCCTGCACGCGATCGTACTTCACCGCATCGCCCGGCGCGCCCGTGACGCCGGCTGGCACACCACCGCCCGTCTGATCTCGCAGATCGCCCGCTCGCTGACGGGCATTGAAATCCATCCCGGCGCCACGATCGGCCGCCGCTTCTTCATCGACCACGGCATGGGTGTCGTGATCGGCGAGACGGCCGAGATCGGCGACGACGTGATGCTCTATCACGGGGTGACGCTGGGCGGCACCTCGCTCAATCCCGGCAAACGCCACCCGACACTGGGCGATGGCGTCATCGTCGGAGCCGGCGCCAAGATCCTGGGTGCCATCACCATCGGCCGCGGCGCCCGCATCGGCGCCAATGCGGTTGTGGTGGCAGACGTGCCGGCCGACACCGCGGTGGTCGGCATCCCGGCAAAGCCGGTGGTGGCGCGCGACCGCGCCGAAACCCGCAAATTCATGCCCTACGGCACCCCCTGCGGTGACATTCCCGACCCGGTGGCCCGCGCGCTGACCGGCCTGCTCGATCAGGTGACCGCGCTGCAAACCCGTGTCGATGAGTTGGAGGCGGACCGCCCCGCCGCCAGCCTCCCCCGTTCAACACCCGCACCGCTAGAGACGGTGGCCTCCCACGTCGGGATGCACGAAGCGCAAGGAGAATCGCGATGA
- a CDS encoding Rrf2 family transcriptional regulator, whose product MRLSTKGRYAVMAMVDLAATSQGSPVALADIAERQEISLSYLEQLFAKLRKGGLVKSVRGPGGGYLLAHPADATRVSDIILAVDEPIRTTRCANGTPQGCRTNRSRCLTHDLWEELGNQIHMYLSSVTVADVVERRIIGTSGLNLLRPAPTADNTAVAAAE is encoded by the coding sequence ATGAGACTCAGCACCAAGGGACGCTATGCCGTGATGGCGATGGTCGATCTGGCCGCCACCAGCCAGGGCAGCCCCGTCGCGCTGGCCGACATCGCGGAGCGGCAGGAGATTTCCCTGTCCTATCTGGAACAGCTGTTCGCCAAGCTGCGCAAGGGCGGGCTGGTCAAGAGCGTGCGCGGCCCCGGTGGCGGCTATCTGCTGGCCCATCCGGCCGACGCCACCCGCGTGTCCGACATCATCCTGGCGGTGGACGAGCCGATCCGCACGACCCGCTGCGCCAACGGCACGCCGCAGGGCTGCCGCACCAACCGCTCGCGCTGCCTGACCCACGACCTGTGGGAAGAGCTGGGCAACCAGATCCATATGTATCTCAGCTCGGTCACCGTGGCCGACGTGGTGGAACGGCGGATCATCGGCACCAGCGGACTGAACCTGCTGCGCCCGGCCCCGACCGCCGACAACACCGCCGTCGCCGCCGCCGAGTGA
- a CDS encoding cysteine desulfurase family protein, with amino-acid sequence MTTPPIAPFVPSFRRTGVYLDHNATAPLKPEVKAAMGQAMDLVGNPSSVHAFGRSARRAVEEARAAVASLVGVKPAQVLFTGSGTEANNFALRGFPGRRLLTSAIEHESVLAARPDADRFGVSRDGVADLDDLERRLAGSDAPPLVSLMLVNNETGVIQPVADAARIARAHAALLHCDAVQAAGRLPLSLSDLGVDLMTLSAHKLGGPTGVGALILAEGLEPETLIRGGGQERRKRAGTENLLGIVGFGTAARLACDGLADAADLAALRDRLEREALAAIPRARVMGAGAARVANTSCLMLPGLPGETQVMTLDLAGVAVSAGSACSSGKVKPSHVLAAMGEDDRSAASAIRVSLGWISDDEAVDRFLTAWTAMARRSTPADG; translated from the coding sequence GTGACCACACCGCCCATTGCCCCATTCGTCCCTTCGTTCCGGCGGACCGGCGTCTATCTGGACCACAACGCCACAGCTCCGTTGAAACCGGAGGTCAAGGCGGCGATGGGTCAGGCGATGGACCTGGTCGGCAACCCCTCCTCCGTCCACGCCTTCGGCCGCAGCGCCCGCCGGGCGGTCGAGGAGGCGCGCGCCGCCGTGGCGTCGCTGGTGGGGGTGAAGCCGGCCCAGGTGCTGTTCACCGGCAGCGGGACGGAGGCCAACAACTTCGCGCTCCGCGGCTTTCCCGGCCGCCGCCTGCTGACCTCCGCCATCGAGCATGAGTCGGTGCTGGCCGCCCGGCCTGACGCGGACCGCTTCGGCGTCAGCCGCGACGGCGTTGCCGACCTGGACGATCTGGAGCGCCGGCTTGCCGGTTCGGACGCGCCTCCATTGGTCTCGCTGATGCTGGTGAACAACGAGACCGGGGTGATCCAGCCGGTTGCCGACGCCGCCCGCATCGCCCGTGCCCATGCCGCCCTGCTCCATTGCGACGCGGTGCAGGCGGCCGGACGGCTGCCGCTGTCGTTGTCCGATCTCGGCGTCGACCTGATGACGCTGTCGGCCCACAAGCTGGGCGGCCCGACCGGCGTCGGCGCCCTGATCCTGGCCGAAGGGCTGGAGCCCGAGACGCTGATCCGCGGCGGCGGACAGGAACGGCGCAAGCGTGCCGGCACGGAGAATCTGCTGGGCATCGTCGGTTTCGGCACCGCTGCGCGGCTGGCCTGCGATGGGCTGGCTGACGCCGCCGATCTCGCCGCCTTGCGCGACCGGCTGGAACGCGAGGCGCTGGCCGCCATCCCGCGCGCCCGCGTTATGGGGGCTGGTGCCGCACGGGTCGCCAACACCAGCTGCCTGATGCTGCCCGGCCTGCCCGGCGAGACCCAGGTGATGACGCTGGATCTTGCCGGCGTGGCGGTCAGCGCCGGGTCGGCCTGCTCCAGCGGCAAGGTGAAGCCGTCCCATGTTCTGGCGGCGATGGGCGAGGACGACCGGTCGGCCGCCAGCGCCATCCGGGTCAGCCTGGGCTGGATCAGTGACGACGAGGCAGTGGACCGCTTCCTGACCGCCTGGACAGCGATGGCTCGGCGAAGCACACCCGCGGATGGCTGA
- a CDS encoding molecular chaperone DnaJ: MTRSKSGPPGNSGGGISGAIAGDLEPCGTCGRSVAPRALFCHACGAAQPPRPLDPFTRLGLERRFDIDLEQLSKQHAGFTRAMDPERFAARGPRQQANAKAQVEALRDAFEVLRDPIRRAHALLALLGGTPAVGDEDGDEEIDDLATRLARADDVLELDRIGLDLSQRVEACIKYLTPAFRKAQTAASPDSPSAADGAARILARLERLEALAAEVRGRRAARTTPRP; encoded by the coding sequence ATGACCCGTTCCAAATCCGGGCCGCCCGGCAACAGCGGCGGCGGCATTTCCGGCGCCATCGCCGGCGATCTGGAGCCCTGCGGCACCTGCGGCCGCTCGGTGGCGCCGCGCGCCCTGTTCTGCCACGCCTGTGGCGCGGCACAGCCGCCGCGGCCGCTCGACCCCTTCACCCGGCTGGGGCTGGAACGCCGCTTCGACATCGATCTGGAGCAGTTGTCGAAGCAGCATGCCGGCTTCACCCGCGCCATGGACCCGGAGCGCTTCGCCGCCCGCGGTCCGCGCCAGCAGGCCAACGCCAAGGCCCAGGTCGAGGCCCTGCGCGACGCCTTCGAGGTGCTGCGCGATCCGATCCGCCGTGCCCATGCGCTGCTGGCCCTGCTGGGCGGCACGCCGGCGGTCGGCGACGAGGACGGCGACGAGGAGATCGACGATCTCGCAACGCGGCTGGCACGCGCCGACGACGTGCTGGAACTGGACCGCATCGGGCTGGACCTCAGCCAGCGGGTCGAGGCTTGCATCAAGTATCTCACCCCGGCCTTCCGCAAGGCGCAAACCGCCGCCAGCCCCGACAGCCCGTCGGCCGCCGACGGTGCCGCCCGCATCCTTGCCCGGCTGGAACGGCTGGAGGCGCTGGCCGCCGAGGTCCGCGGCCGCCGCGCCGCCCGGACGACGCCACGGCCCTGA
- a CDS encoding ferredoxin family 2Fe-2S iron-sulfur cluster binding protein gives MPKMTFIETDGTRREVDAPLGLSVLEIAHKNSLDLEGACEGSLACSTCHVVIEPEWFDVLPDAQEDEEDMLDLAFGLTKTSRLGCQIIMTEELDGLVVRLPGGSNNAMK, from the coding sequence ATGCCCAAGATGACCTTCATCGAGACCGACGGCACCCGCCGCGAGGTGGACGCCCCGCTCGGCCTGTCCGTGCTGGAGATCGCGCACAAGAACAGCCTGGATCTGGAAGGCGCCTGCGAGGGCTCGCTGGCCTGCTCCACCTGCCATGTCGTGATCGAGCCGGAGTGGTTCGACGTCCTGCCGGACGCGCAGGAGGACGAGGAGGACATGCTGGACCTCGCTTTCGGCCTGACCAAGACCTCGCGCCTGGGCTGCCAGATCATCATGACCGAAGAGCTGGACGGTCTGGTCGTCCGCCTGCCGGGCGGCAGCAACAACGCGATGAAGTGA
- the mnmA gene encoding tRNA 2-thiouridine(34) synthase MnmA, whose protein sequence is MNSLGLSKRPQDTRVVVAMSGGVDSSVTAAVLREEGYDVVGITLQLYDHGLALQKPGACCAGQDIYDARQVADRIGIPHYVLDYEGRFSQDVMDDFADSYLRGETPIPCVRCNQRVKFRDLLNTARDLGADALATGHYVRRIAGPQGAELHRAVDPAKDQSYFLFATTREQLEFLRFPLGGLTKPETRALAERHGLEVAAKPDSQDICFVPNGNYAEVVAKLRPGSVEPGDIVHVDGRVLGRHKGVVHYTVGQRKGLGIGGIRGQEEEALYVVRLEPARRRVVVGPRRDLARSLVMVRDVNWLGPDLAEGAGIEVSVKLRSAQPAAPALWRAGPDGTAQVELLEAQHGIAPGQACVVYQGDRVLGGGWISSTAGGVAEGAARAMEAGETTA, encoded by the coding sequence ATGAACTCCCTCGGTCTTTCAAAGCGCCCCCAGGACACCCGCGTCGTCGTCGCGATGTCCGGCGGGGTGGATTCCTCCGTCACCGCAGCGGTGCTGCGGGAGGAGGGGTATGACGTCGTCGGCATCACGCTGCAGCTTTACGACCACGGCCTCGCCCTGCAGAAGCCGGGCGCCTGCTGTGCCGGCCAGGACATCTACGACGCCCGTCAGGTCGCCGACCGCATCGGCATCCCGCATTACGTCCTCGATTACGAAGGCCGCTTCAGCCAGGACGTGATGGATGATTTCGCCGACAGCTACCTGCGCGGCGAGACGCCGATCCCCTGCGTGCGCTGCAACCAGCGCGTCAAGTTCCGCGACCTGCTGAACACCGCTCGCGACCTTGGCGCCGACGCGCTCGCCACCGGCCATTACGTCCGCCGCATCGCCGGTCCGCAGGGGGCGGAACTGCATCGCGCCGTCGATCCCGCCAAGGACCAGAGCTATTTCCTGTTCGCCACCACGCGCGAGCAGCTGGAGTTCCTGCGCTTCCCGCTCGGCGGCCTGACCAAGCCGGAGACCCGCGCCCTGGCCGAGCGCCACGGGCTGGAGGTGGCCGCAAAACCCGACAGCCAGGACATCTGCTTCGTCCCCAACGGCAATTACGCAGAGGTGGTGGCGAAGCTGCGCCCCGGCTCCGTCGAGCCCGGCGACATCGTCCATGTCGACGGCCGCGTCCTGGGCCGCCACAAGGGCGTCGTCCATTACACGGTGGGCCAGCGCAAGGGGCTGGGCATCGGCGGCATTCGCGGCCAGGAGGAGGAGGCGCTCTACGTCGTCCGCCTGGAACCCGCCCGCCGCCGCGTCGTGGTCGGCCCGCGCCGCGATCTTGCCCGTTCGCTGGTGATGGTGCGCGACGTGAACTGGTTGGGTCCCGATCTGGCCGAGGGAGCCGGCATCGAGGTTTCTGTGAAGCTCCGCTCCGCCCAGCCGGCGGCCCCTGCCCTGTGGCGCGCCGGTCCGGACGGCACCGCCCAGGTGGAGCTTCTGGAGGCCCAGCACGGCATCGCGCCCGGCCAGGCCTGCGTCGTCTATCAAGGCGACCGTGTGCTGGGCGGCGGTTGGATTTCCAGCACCGCCGGCGGCGTGGCCGAGGGTGCCGCCAGGGCCATGGAGGCAGGTGAAACGACGGCCTGA
- a CDS encoding diguanylate cyclase: protein MRILIVDDSPRHLTMMVYELNKLGYATCVVHSGAAAIEAVAGERFDVVMADIRLADMTGLELCWHLRTAQGLRHLYLILMIPGSMTDQFHELVEAGADEFLRKPLDWKWTAARLLAASRVVAMQRDLERLATTDALTGAMNRRRFLERGAEEFTRSRRYQRPLSVVMLDIDHFKRVNDSHGHATGDEAIRTTVRACKETLRSCDLIGRLGGEEFAVVMPETPPVNAFAAAQRLRQAIAAKPVKREDGGELHLTVSLGLSWLTGTDSGIEPMLARADAALYRAKNAGRNRVEVEPQIALPKSMQG from the coding sequence TTGCGGATTCTGATCGTCGACGATTCACCACGTCACCTGACCATGATGGTGTATGAGCTGAACAAGCTCGGTTACGCCACCTGTGTGGTTCACAGCGGGGCCGCCGCCATCGAAGCTGTCGCAGGTGAGCGGTTCGACGTGGTGATGGCCGACATCCGTCTGGCCGACATGACGGGGCTGGAACTGTGCTGGCACCTGCGCACCGCCCAGGGGCTCCGCCATCTCTATCTGATCCTGATGATCCCCGGCAGCATGACCGACCAGTTCCACGAGTTGGTCGAGGCGGGCGCCGATGAGTTTCTACGCAAGCCGCTGGACTGGAAATGGACGGCGGCGCGGTTGCTGGCGGCCTCGCGCGTTGTGGCGATGCAGCGCGACCTGGAGCGGCTGGCGACCACCGACGCCCTGACCGGCGCCATGAACCGCCGCCGTTTCCTGGAAAGGGGGGCTGAAGAGTTCACCCGCTCGCGACGATACCAGCGTCCGCTGTCGGTGGTGATGCTGGACATCGACCATTTCAAGCGGGTCAACGACAGCCACGGCCATGCCACCGGTGACGAGGCGATCCGCACGACGGTGCGCGCCTGCAAGGAGACGCTGCGATCCTGCGACCTGATCGGCCGGCTGGGCGGCGAGGAGTTCGCCGTGGTGATGCCGGAGACCCCGCCAGTGAACGCCTTTGCCGCCGCCCAGCGCCTGCGTCAGGCGATCGCCGCGAAGCCGGTGAAGCGTGAGGACGGAGGTGAATTGCACCTGACGGTCAGCCTGGGCCTGAGTTGGCTGACCGGCACCGACAGCGGCATCGAACCGATGCTGGCCCGCGCCGATGCCGCGCTCTACCGCGCCAAGAACGCCGGCCGCAACCGGGTGGAGGTCGAACCGCAGATCGCGCTGCCCAAGTCGATGCAGGGGTAG
- a CDS encoding sigma-54-dependent Fis family transcriptional regulator, whose product MDSARAAHIDELVRVSTGRVSAGVRSTRDPIIENSWRRCVADHKLDPTVGREAHILPQERLREHRDAMDEFLRMARFGLEALYRQVAGMGYVLLLTDSNGVTVDFIGDPTFDNHLRRAGLYLGADWNEGHAGTCAVGTCIATAQALTVHQTDHFDSTHIPLTCTAAPVFDSGGELAAVLDISALHSPEPKISQYLALQMVRAYVHKIETANLYNNFRRDWVVKLSASQEFAEVDPDFVLALDGSGRVVGFNHRAHDLLAEDGVSPLGRSFAELFDCEVDDLVHFVRSLPTEQRTLRLRRTGLPLFAQAMPPPAVSLPRSHAPDHAGDPLPEPLRVVSGGDPALKAVLTRAAKLVNTRMSLLIHGETGTGKEHLAKALHRASVRRNKPFVAVNCAALPENLIESELFGYEPGSFTGATARGKKGLILEADGGTLFLDEIGDMPLSSQTRLLRVLAEREVTPIGRTRAVSVDVRVIGATHRDLVDLVKAGRFRDDLYFRLNGAVFTVPPLRQRGDLDWLIERLLAERAERDGVGYRLTPAALAALRGHGWPGNVRELVNALDYACAVSDGGLIDLADLPEPVQHSGLFQAWPQEAVQTVADEDPAARLRETLRRHHWNVSATARAMGVDRSTVHRQMHRFGIVAPHRAE is encoded by the coding sequence ATGGACAGCGCGCGCGCGGCCCACATCGATGAACTCGTCCGGGTCTCCACTGGCCGGGTCTCCGCCGGAGTACGGTCCACCCGCGATCCGATCATCGAAAACTCCTGGCGCCGCTGCGTCGCCGACCACAAGCTGGATCCCACCGTCGGGCGCGAAGCCCACATCCTGCCGCAGGAGCGGCTGCGCGAGCATCGCGACGCGATGGACGAGTTCCTGCGCATGGCCCGCTTCGGGCTGGAGGCGCTTTACCGGCAGGTCGCCGGCATGGGCTATGTCCTGTTGCTGACCGACAGCAATGGCGTCACGGTGGACTTCATCGGCGACCCGACCTTCGACAACCATCTGCGCCGCGCCGGCCTGTATCTGGGGGCGGACTGGAACGAGGGGCATGCCGGCACCTGCGCGGTCGGCACCTGCATCGCCACCGCCCAAGCGCTGACCGTCCACCAGACCGACCATTTCGACTCCACCCACATTCCGCTGACCTGCACCGCCGCACCGGTCTTCGACAGTGGTGGCGAGCTGGCGGCCGTGCTGGACATCTCCGCCCTCCATTCGCCGGAACCGAAGATCAGCCAGTATCTGGCGCTGCAGATGGTGCGCGCCTATGTCCACAAGATCGAAACTGCCAACCTCTACAACAATTTCCGTCGCGACTGGGTGGTGAAGCTGTCCGCATCGCAGGAGTTCGCGGAGGTCGATCCCGACTTCGTGCTGGCGCTGGACGGCAGCGGCCGGGTGGTCGGTTTCAACCACCGGGCCCATGATCTGCTGGCGGAGGACGGGGTATCGCCACTCGGCCGGTCCTTCGCCGAGTTGTTCGATTGCGAGGTGGATGATCTGGTCCATTTCGTCCGCTCACTGCCGACCGAACAGCGCACGCTGCGCCTGCGCCGCACCGGCCTGCCGCTGTTCGCCCAGGCGATGCCGCCGCCCGCCGTGTCGCTGCCGCGCAGCCATGCGCCGGATCACGCCGGCGACCCGCTGCCGGAACCGTTGCGGGTGGTCTCCGGCGGCGATCCGGCGCTTAAGGCGGTGCTGACGCGGGCGGCAAAGCTGGTGAACACCCGCATGAGCCTGCTGATCCATGGCGAGACCGGCACCGGCAAGGAACATCTGGCCAAGGCCCTGCACCGGGCCAGCGTCCGCCGCAACAAGCCCTTCGTCGCCGTCAACTGCGCCGCCCTGCCGGAGAACCTGATCGAAAGCGAGCTGTTCGGCTACGAGCCCGGCTCCTTCACCGGGGCGACGGCGCGGGGCAAGAAGGGGCTGATCCTGGAAGCCGACGGCGGCACCCTGTTCCTCGACGAAATCGGCGACATGCCGCTGTCGTCGCAGACCCGCCTGCTGCGCGTGCTGGCCGAGCGGGAGGTGACGCCGATCGGCCGGACCAGGGCAGTGTCGGTGGACGTCCGGGTCATCGGCGCCACCCACCGCGATCTTGTCGATTTGGTCAAGGCCGGCAGGTTCCGCGACGACTTGTACTTTCGTCTCAACGGCGCGGTGTTCACCGTGCCGCCCCTGCGCCAGCGCGGCGACCTGGACTGGCTGATCGAACGGCTGCTGGCCGAACGGGCAGAGCGTGACGGCGTCGGCTACCGACTGACCCCGGCGGCGCTGGCGGCGCTGCGTGGGCACGGCTGGCCGGGCAATGTACGGGAGCTCGTGAACGCGCTGGATTATGCCTGCGCGGTCAGCGACGGCGGGCTGATCGACCTCGCCGACCTGCCGGAGCCGGTGCAGCACAGCGGCCTGTTCCAGGCTTGGCCGCAAGAGGCAGTGCAGACGGTGGCGGACGAGGACCCGGCAGCCCGGCTGCGCGAGACGCTGCGGCGGCACCATTGGAACGTGTCGGCGACGGCGCGCGCGATGGGAGTCGACCGCTCGACCGTCCATCGGCAGATGCACCGCTTCGGCATCGTGGCGCCGCATCGGGCGGAGTGA